One genomic segment of Trichococcus shcherbakoviae includes these proteins:
- the tkt gene encoding transketolase — MFDQIDELAVNAVRTLSIDAVQKANSGHPGLPMGAAPMAYALWTKHLKVNPKNSLWADRDRFVLSAGHGSSMLYSLLHLSGFNVSLDDVKNFRQFGSKTPGHPEVHDTDGVEATTGPLGQGIANAVGFAMAEAHLAATYNKENFPVVDHYTYFLNGDGDLMEGISHEAASLAGHLKLGKLIGLYDSNDISLDGPTSKSFTEDVAARFEAYGWQHILVKDGNDLEAISKAIEEAKAETEKPTLIEIKTIIGFGAPDAGTHKVHGAPLGAEGVTFAKAAYGCADEAFCVPAEVTTRFDETMVAEGQEAEAAWTAMFNDYKAAYPELAQQFEAAIDGKLPEGWQDKLPTYEVGSAAKASRVTSAEAIQALGEAVPYFWGGSADLSSSNNTMIKSASDFEPGNYAGRNIWYGVREFAMAAIMNGIVLHGGTRTYVGTFFVFTDYLRPAMRLAAISHLPGTYVMTHDSIAVGEDGPTHEPVEHLSSYRGMPNLTVLRPADGNEVSAAWEIAVSSADKPTMLVLTRQNLPVLEGTKEMAREGVKKGAYVLSPQQGETPAGILIATGSEVSMAVEAQQQLREAGVDVSVVSMPSFDLFEAQDAAYKEQVLPGAVRNRMSIEMGATFGWERYVGLDGLAYGIDTYGASGNGNVVMAEYGFTTEKVVAAYQAKFTK, encoded by the coding sequence ATGTTTGATCAAATTGATGAGTTAGCAGTTAATGCAGTACGTACACTTAGCATAGACGCCGTACAGAAGGCCAATTCAGGGCATCCTGGTTTGCCGATGGGAGCCGCTCCGATGGCCTACGCGCTTTGGACAAAACATTTGAAAGTCAACCCTAAGAACAGTTTATGGGCAGACCGTGACCGTTTCGTATTATCAGCTGGACATGGGTCATCCATGTTGTACAGCTTGCTGCACTTATCCGGCTTCAATGTGAGCCTGGACGACGTGAAGAACTTCCGCCAATTCGGCAGCAAAACACCTGGACACCCGGAAGTGCATGATACGGACGGCGTGGAAGCGACAACCGGTCCATTGGGACAAGGGATCGCGAATGCAGTCGGTTTCGCAATGGCGGAAGCGCACTTGGCGGCTACTTACAACAAAGAAAACTTCCCGGTTGTGGATCACTACACCTACTTCCTGAACGGCGACGGCGATCTGATGGAAGGCATCTCCCATGAAGCAGCCAGCTTAGCCGGCCACCTGAAATTGGGCAAACTGATCGGTTTGTATGACTCCAATGATATCTCCTTGGATGGACCGACTTCGAAATCATTCACTGAAGATGTAGCTGCCCGTTTTGAAGCCTACGGTTGGCAACATATCCTGGTCAAGGACGGCAATGATCTGGAAGCCATCTCCAAAGCCATCGAAGAAGCGAAAGCTGAAACCGAAAAACCGACTTTGATTGAAATCAAAACCATCATCGGCTTTGGTGCTCCTGACGCAGGAACGCATAAAGTGCATGGTGCTCCTCTTGGAGCGGAAGGCGTTACATTTGCTAAAGCGGCTTACGGCTGTGCGGATGAAGCTTTCTGCGTACCGGCTGAAGTGACAACCCGTTTCGACGAAACAATGGTTGCAGAAGGCCAAGAGGCTGAAGCCGCATGGACAGCAATGTTCAACGACTACAAAGCAGCTTATCCGGAATTGGCGCAACAATTCGAAGCTGCCATCGACGGTAAATTACCTGAAGGCTGGCAAGACAAACTGCCGACTTATGAAGTGGGCAGCGCAGCCAAAGCTAGCCGTGTGACCAGTGCTGAAGCGATCCAAGCATTGGGTGAAGCTGTACCTTATTTCTGGGGTGGTTCTGCGGACTTATCGTCTTCAAACAACACAATGATCAAATCGGCAAGTGACTTTGAGCCGGGCAACTATGCCGGCCGCAACATCTGGTACGGTGTGCGCGAATTCGCGATGGCCGCTATCATGAACGGCATCGTGCTGCATGGCGGAACCAGAACGTATGTAGGGACATTCTTCGTCTTCACGGATTACCTACGTCCAGCAATGCGTTTGGCTGCCATCTCGCACTTGCCTGGCACGTACGTGATGACGCATGACTCAATCGCGGTCGGCGAAGACGGCCCGACGCATGAGCCAGTGGAACACTTGTCCAGCTACCGTGGCATGCCGAACTTGACGGTTCTGCGTCCGGCCGACGGCAACGAAGTCAGTGCTGCTTGGGAAATCGCCGTGTCTTCAGCGGACAAACCAACGATGTTGGTGCTGACGCGCCAAAACTTGCCTGTTTTGGAAGGCACAAAAGAAATGGCCCGCGAAGGCGTGAAGAAGGGGGCATATGTGCTTTCTCCGCAACAAGGCGAAACACCTGCCGGCATTCTGATCGCAACCGGTTCGGAAGTGAGCATGGCTGTGGAAGCGCAGCAACAATTGCGTGAAGCTGGAGTGGACGTCTCTGTTGTCTCCATGCCGAGTTTCGATCTGTTCGAAGCCCAGGATGCTGCCTACAAAGAGCAAGTCTTGCCTGGTGCAGTCCGCAACCGTATGTCCATCGAGATGGGCGCTACCTTCGGTTGGGAACGTTATGTCGGCCTGGATGGCCTTGCTTACGGCATCGATACTTACGGCGCAAGCGGCAATGGCAACGTCGTAATGGCGGAATATGGCTTCACTACTGAAAAAGTGGTTGCAGCCTATCAAGCAAAATTCACAAAATAG
- a CDS encoding transcriptional regulator — MQLDISESSLAVYEALASDIRLKIIQLLSKQKMNVKDLALELNLSSAIISKHIKKLEAVGIIKTERIPGISGLQKVSILKVDHIDIHFPKKIYHSFETFDTAIPIGHYTDYHVTPTCGLADSKDFIGNVDEPKYFMDSGRMDASILWFTAGYVEYKTPNFLTPDDTLEQIDISMEISSEFPFSNDVWPSDITFTLNGTELGTWTSPGDFADTRGKLNPSWWPSNLNQYGLLKTLRVTHHGTYMDGDPLSQVSIADLNKTAETWEIRIEVKPDAENVGGVTLFGKKFGNHDQDINFKAYYS; from the coding sequence ATGCAATTGGACATATCCGAATCATCTTTGGCTGTATATGAGGCATTGGCTAGCGATATACGCTTAAAGATCATCCAATTATTATCCAAACAAAAAATGAATGTGAAAGATCTCGCGCTTGAACTGAATCTAAGCAGCGCCATCATTTCAAAACACATCAAAAAACTTGAAGCCGTTGGTATCATCAAAACGGAAAGGATTCCCGGCATATCCGGTCTCCAAAAGGTATCCATCCTGAAAGTCGATCATATCGACATCCATTTTCCGAAGAAAATCTACCACTCCTTCGAAACCTTTGATACCGCCATTCCAATCGGGCACTACACGGATTATCACGTCACTCCGACCTGCGGCTTAGCTGACTCCAAAGATTTCATCGGAAATGTCGATGAACCGAAATACTTCATGGACTCCGGGCGAATGGACGCCAGCATCCTTTGGTTCACTGCAGGCTATGTGGAATACAAAACCCCCAACTTCCTGACGCCTGACGACACGCTGGAGCAAATCGACATCAGCATGGAAATCAGTTCGGAATTCCCTTTTTCGAATGATGTTTGGCCGTCCGACATCACATTCACCTTGAACGGAACAGAATTGGGCACATGGACGAGCCCAGGCGATTTCGCGGACACGCGCGGGAAGCTGAATCCATCCTGGTGGCCTTCGAATTTGAACCAATACGGTTTGTTGAAAACATTAAGGGTAACCCATCATGGTACTTATATGGATGGAGACCCTCTTTCCCAAGTCAGTATCGCTGACCTGAATAAGACAGCTGAAACATGGGAGATCCGCATCGAAGTGAAGCCGGATGCTGAAAACGTCGGAGGCGTGACCCTATTCGGCAAAAAATTCGGAAATCATGACCAGGACATCAACTTCAAAGCCTACTATTCCTGA
- a CDS encoding alpha-N-arabinofuranosidase translates to MEAKLSINRQSTISKIDKRLYGSFIEHLGRAVYDGIYEPEHKNADAEGFRKDVKAVVAELNVPLIRYPGGNFVSGYKWEDGIGPKETRPKKLDLAWRSLETNQVGIHEFAKWAKEVNAEVNMAVNLGTRGIQEAVECLEYCNFEGGTHWSDLRKQNGSAEPFGIKTWSLGNEMDGPWQIGHKTAEEYGRLAAETAKAMKLVDGSIELVVCGSSTSKMPTFGDWERIVLEHTYDYVDYLSLHCYYGNKENDIGNYLAQSLDMDRFIKTVVSICDFVKVKKGSDKQINLSFDEWNVWYHSNDQDKELEPWQVAPPLLEDIYNFEDALMVGCLLITLLKNADRVKIACLAQLVNVIAPIMTEKNGDTWKQTIFYPFMQVSNYGRGVVLTPHVESETYASKDFAEVPYIETIAVHNDETDELVIFAVNRSEDTDIAFTFEEEGFGLESISEATEMAGYDKSDTNARDHDLVKLKDKSDVELKDGKFSTVLKPLSWNVIRIKTK, encoded by the coding sequence ATGGAAGCGAAATTATCAATCAACAGGCAGAGTACCATCAGCAAGATAGATAAGCGTTTGTATGGTTCGTTCATAGAACACTTAGGAAGGGCTGTCTATGATGGCATTTACGAACCGGAACACAAAAATGCCGATGCAGAGGGCTTTCGGAAAGATGTCAAAGCGGTAGTGGCGGAACTGAATGTACCGCTTATCCGTTATCCAGGAGGGAATTTTGTTTCAGGATATAAGTGGGAGGATGGGATCGGGCCAAAAGAGACGCGTCCCAAAAAATTGGATTTGGCGTGGCGCTCTCTGGAGACGAACCAGGTAGGCATTCACGAATTCGCCAAGTGGGCAAAAGAAGTCAATGCTGAAGTGAACATGGCAGTCAATCTAGGAACACGCGGCATCCAGGAAGCTGTGGAATGCTTGGAATACTGCAACTTTGAAGGTGGAACCCACTGGAGCGACCTGCGCAAACAGAACGGATCAGCGGAACCTTTCGGGATCAAGACTTGGTCGCTCGGCAATGAAATGGATGGGCCTTGGCAAATCGGTCATAAGACCGCTGAAGAATACGGACGCTTGGCGGCAGAGACGGCTAAAGCGATGAAGTTGGTCGATGGCAGCATCGAATTGGTCGTTTGTGGAAGTTCGACCAGCAAAATGCCGACTTTCGGTGACTGGGAACGGATCGTTCTGGAGCATACCTACGATTATGTCGACTATCTTTCATTGCATTGCTATTATGGAAATAAGGAAAATGACATTGGCAATTATCTGGCACAATCTTTGGATATGGACCGCTTCATCAAGACAGTCGTTTCCATCTGCGATTTCGTGAAGGTCAAAAAAGGCAGCGACAAACAGATCAATCTGTCGTTTGACGAGTGGAACGTATGGTATCACTCCAATGATCAGGATAAGGAATTGGAACCATGGCAAGTCGCGCCGCCTTTATTGGAGGATATCTATAATTTCGAGGATGCCTTGATGGTGGGGTGCTTGTTGATTACGTTGTTGAAAAATGCCGATCGCGTCAAGATTGCTTGTCTGGCCCAATTGGTTAATGTCATTGCACCGATCATGACTGAAAAGAACGGAGACACCTGGAAACAAACCATCTTCTATCCGTTCATGCAAGTATCCAATTATGGAAGAGGCGTGGTGCTGACTCCGCATGTCGAGTCGGAAACATACGCTTCGAAGGATTTTGCCGAAGTGCCGTATATCGAAACGATCGCAGTCCACAACGATGAGACGGATGAACTGGTGATTTTTGCGGTGAACCGATCAGAAGATACGGACATCGCCTTCACCTTCGAAGAAGAAGGGTTCGGGTTGGAAAGCATCTCCGAAGCGACGGAGATGGCTGGGTATGATAAAAGCGACACAAATGCAAGGGATCATGATTTGGTCAAATTGAAAGACAAGTCGGATGTTGAACTGAAGGATGGAAAGTTTTCCACTGTTTTGAAACCGTTATCTTGGAATGTCATCAGAATAAAAACAAAATAA
- a CDS encoding extracellular solute-binding protein: MKNAHRKFLSAATLAGITLLAGCGNANTITFWNPLTGDDGAYMDALVAEYNETDPEFPVESVITADMYTKIYTVMNSGKDIPDLTLIHADRVPQFADLDMLEPVEGLMATNTDLKADNYLEVAWNAGNYEGTQYTVPLDIHGNAMYYNTDLLDKYDANTFLDDDVVTIEEILSLDGKLDEGQYAINNALIEWVALANVVNVGGDISDEAGNPTINTDAMKTVVEQLKSVADAGLMSPYGEDGYAMFQSGDVLFSTDGTWTSTAHGSVEGLNFGVTNIYSVTPDKFTNRSSAHLFSLLNNEDRTDEKEQGVADFLSWMRENSIDWAGAGQIVASKEVFESEEYQQYPQSFFTSSDVEKEASYIFEYKYYSYVESALATVLSDMIYGNITIDEGLDQAQKTVEDLIAENAS; this comes from the coding sequence ATGAAAAATGCACACAGAAAGTTTTTATCAGCAGCGACTTTGGCAGGCATCACCTTATTGGCAGGTTGCGGGAACGCAAATACGATCACATTCTGGAACCCGTTGACCGGGGACGATGGTGCCTACATGGATGCGTTGGTTGCCGAGTACAATGAGACAGACCCTGAATTCCCCGTTGAGAGCGTCATCACAGCGGATATGTACACCAAAATTTACACAGTCATGAACTCCGGCAAAGACATTCCGGATTTAACCTTGATTCACGCGGACCGGGTTCCCCAATTCGCTGACCTGGATATGTTGGAGCCTGTCGAAGGGTTGATGGCAACGAATACCGATCTGAAAGCGGACAACTACCTTGAAGTAGCCTGGAATGCAGGCAATTATGAAGGAACGCAATACACGGTTCCGTTGGATATCCACGGGAATGCGATGTATTACAACACCGATCTGTTGGATAAATATGACGCAAACACTTTCCTGGATGATGATGTGGTGACGATCGAAGAAATCCTGTCGTTGGATGGGAAACTGGACGAAGGACAGTATGCCATCAACAATGCCTTGATTGAATGGGTTGCATTGGCGAACGTCGTCAACGTTGGTGGGGATATTTCCGATGAGGCAGGCAATCCTACCATCAATACGGATGCGATGAAAACGGTAGTCGAACAATTGAAATCGGTAGCGGACGCAGGCTTGATGTCCCCTTACGGAGAAGATGGTTATGCGATGTTCCAATCGGGAGACGTGTTGTTCTCTACTGACGGAACCTGGACATCCACAGCACACGGGTCTGTTGAAGGGTTGAACTTCGGAGTGACCAACATTTATTCCGTGACGCCTGACAAATTCACAAACAGATCTTCTGCCCACTTATTCTCGTTGTTGAACAACGAAGACAGAACCGACGAAAAAGAACAAGGGGTTGCAGACTTCTTGAGCTGGATGCGCGAAAACTCGATCGATTGGGCTGGTGCCGGTCAAATCGTGGCAAGTAAAGAAGTGTTCGAGAGCGAAGAATATCAACAGTATCCACAATCCTTCTTCACAAGCTCAGATGTCGAAAAAGAAGCTTCCTATATCTTCGAGTACAAATATTACAGCTATGTCGAATCGGCTCTGGCTACTGTTTTATCTGATATGATCTACGGCAACATCACAATCGATGAAGGTCTGGATCAAGCTCAAAAAACAGTCGAAGATCTGATTGCCGAAAACGCAAGCTGA
- a CDS encoding carbohydrate ABC transporter permease — translation MQTSEAVSTKVNVKDNKKKNFKFLYFIGPHLILFFVFVLLPIIYGIYSSFTQWNLISDQTWVGLNNYKTILLDQESTFYFQFRNGLKNTLLFVLYTIPFQILFPLMIATVMQHKGLKFKGLFQAIFYVPGLVSASAGALIWLLIFNPRLGPMNNLVASDVVWTAQQPYAWIVIFVMSMWGAIGGNLIIYRSAMAGVSEDLYEAAEIDGAGSFRKFISITLPSIRFPLFYTFVMSTAGAFNVYVQPLMATNGGPNQSTTVLMMYIRNLAFGSGESVAGMASAMAVLLGLVILAVSALQFYVMTKRSKG, via the coding sequence ATGCAAACATCTGAAGCTGTATCCACCAAAGTGAACGTTAAAGACAACAAGAAAAAAAACTTTAAATTTCTGTATTTCATAGGTCCCCACTTGATTCTGTTCTTTGTATTCGTGCTGTTGCCGATCATATACGGTATTTATTCTTCATTCACACAGTGGAACCTTATTTCCGACCAGACTTGGGTAGGCTTAAACAACTACAAAACGATTTTGTTGGACCAGGAGTCGACGTTCTATTTTCAATTCCGGAATGGTCTGAAAAACACTTTGCTCTTTGTGCTCTACACGATCCCTTTCCAAATTCTGTTCCCGCTGATGATCGCAACCGTCATGCAGCATAAAGGACTGAAATTCAAAGGCTTGTTCCAAGCCATCTTTTATGTTCCAGGACTCGTTTCCGCCTCGGCAGGCGCCTTGATTTGGCTATTGATCTTTAATCCGAGATTGGGGCCCATGAACAACTTGGTCGCTTCGGATGTCGTTTGGACAGCCCAGCAACCGTATGCCTGGATCGTCATCTTCGTGATGTCGATGTGGGGTGCGATCGGCGGAAACCTGATCATTTATCGTTCCGCTATGGCGGGCGTATCGGAGGACCTTTACGAAGCCGCTGAAATTGACGGTGCGGGCTCGTTCCGAAAATTCATCAGTATCACATTGCCTTCCATCCGGTTCCCGCTGTTCTATACATTCGTCATGTCCACTGCGGGTGCCTTCAATGTCTACGTTCAACCACTGATGGCAACGAATGGGGGACCTAATCAGTCCACAACTGTCTTGATGATGTACATCCGCAACCTGGCATTCGGCTCGGGCGAGTCGGTTGCGGGTATGGCTTCCGCAATGGCAGTCCTGTTGGGTCTGGTCATTCTGGCAGTCTCTGCCTTGCAATTCTATGTCATGACGAAAAGATCGAAGGGGTGA
- a CDS encoding carbohydrate ABC transporter permease, protein MRKNNVSKYLAYAFLILLALVWLFPALFGLFTSFKSQGDIMEVGFRMFPANWIVTNYLKLLQNTSSAPIITWFFNSLFVSTTHALLVVVVVSLAAFGYTRVNFKGRDALFYGVLAISMFPSAVNIIPSYKIVDSLGWVNTYLAVIIPGLGGVGNVFLVRQFMQNIPAEYDESARMDGASDFVIYKNIILPLVKPVLIVAGMFSFVGSWNDFLWPTIVLSDVKKMTITAGLQLLQDLYGNYVMIGQLMSAAVIAMIPTVLLFVFAQKYFIDSLNLNVGIK, encoded by the coding sequence ATGAGAAAAAACAATGTTTCAAAATATTTGGCTTATGCCTTCCTGATTCTGTTGGCGCTTGTCTGGTTGTTCCCGGCTCTTTTCGGGCTGTTCACATCCTTCAAATCCCAAGGTGACATCATGGAAGTGGGCTTCCGGATGTTCCCTGCCAACTGGATCGTCACCAATTACCTGAAATTGCTGCAGAATACATCGAGCGCGCCAATCATCACGTGGTTCTTCAATTCATTGTTCGTTTCGACCACGCATGCTTTGTTGGTTGTGGTAGTCGTCTCCTTGGCTGCATTCGGCTACACAAGGGTCAATTTCAAAGGCCGCGATGCTTTGTTCTATGGCGTGCTTGCCATCTCGATGTTCCCTTCCGCCGTGAATATCATTCCTTCCTATAAGATAGTGGATTCCTTGGGTTGGGTGAACACGTACTTGGCAGTCATCATCCCGGGTTTGGGAGGCGTCGGAAATGTGTTTCTGGTCCGCCAATTCATGCAGAACATTCCGGCAGAATACGATGAGTCCGCAAGAATGGATGGCGCTTCGGATTTCGTGATCTATAAAAACATCATCCTTCCTTTAGTGAAGCCTGTCCTGATTGTTGCGGGAATGTTCTCGTTCGTCGGCTCATGGAATGACTTCCTGTGGCCAACCATCGTTTTGAGCGATGTCAAAAAAATGACGATCACAGCTGGTCTGCAATTGTTGCAGGACTTGTACGGCAACTATGTGATGATCGGGCAACTGATGTCGGCTGCAGTTATCGCCATGATCCCAACAGTGCTGTTGTTCGTATTTGCACAGAAGTATTTCATTGATTCATTAAATCTAAATGTAGGCATTAAGTAA
- a CDS encoding glycoside hydrolase family 43 protein, which translates to MRNKILFSLSAVALLAGCGEEAKNATAVPNQEVSLNQNFKEASVHDPSIIFAEEQYYVIGSHLAFAKSPDLMNWDQLATSVSTSELFEDVTVSLAESFDYARTDTLWASDITQLKDGKYYLYYCFCEGSSPQSTLGVAVSDSIEGPYEDKGIFLTSGTESVTGAAFDATEEPNVIDPHVFYDEEERLWMVYGSYSGGIFILEMDSATGFPKENQGYGKKLLGGNHSRIEAPYILYNKDTEYYYLFLSFGGLDASGGYNIRVARSKNPDGPYEDASGNAMMEAKGEEGSFFDDKAIEDYGTKLIGNFEITNEQDIPVGGYVSPGHNSAYYDEVEDKYYIIFHARFPNKGEHNEVRVHQLFFNSDGWPVIAPMRYAGESLDTLETADIAGDYRFYKMDNAIDADYEEELALTLTATHLVYGQGSGYWKGSELPNESSLVVNFTEYNGYFIRQWDEVNGVETTTFSGLSAEGEALFGIKKIED; encoded by the coding sequence GTGCGGAATAAAATACTGTTTAGTCTGTCGGCTGTGGCATTATTGGCCGGCTGCGGGGAAGAAGCAAAAAATGCGACAGCGGTACCGAACCAGGAGGTCAGCCTGAATCAAAATTTCAAGGAAGCTTCCGTCCATGACCCGTCGATCATTTTTGCGGAGGAGCAATACTATGTCATCGGGTCCCATCTGGCATTCGCGAAGAGTCCGGACTTGATGAATTGGGATCAATTGGCTACGAGTGTTTCGACAAGCGAGTTGTTCGAGGACGTCACCGTTTCGTTGGCGGAAAGTTTCGATTATGCCAGAACGGATACGCTCTGGGCAAGCGACATAACCCAACTGAAGGACGGGAAATACTATCTTTATTATTGTTTCTGTGAAGGCAGCAGCCCGCAGTCGACGCTGGGAGTGGCAGTGTCGGATTCAATCGAAGGCCCCTACGAGGACAAAGGCATCTTTTTGACATCGGGCACCGAGAGCGTTACCGGTGCGGCGTTCGATGCGACGGAAGAGCCGAACGTCATTGATCCGCACGTTTTTTACGACGAGGAAGAAAGGCTGTGGATGGTATATGGATCCTACTCGGGAGGTATTTTTATACTTGAGATGGACTCCGCAACCGGGTTTCCGAAAGAAAATCAAGGCTATGGCAAAAAATTGCTGGGCGGCAACCACAGCAGGATTGAAGCCCCCTATATTTTATACAACAAAGACACCGAGTATTATTACCTGTTCCTGTCCTTTGGCGGCTTGGACGCAAGCGGCGGCTACAACATAAGGGTCGCGCGATCGAAGAATCCCGATGGGCCGTATGAGGACGCAAGCGGCAATGCGATGATGGAAGCCAAAGGTGAAGAAGGCAGCTTCTTCGATGATAAGGCGATAGAAGACTACGGAACCAAGCTTATCGGTAATTTTGAGATCACGAATGAACAGGATATCCCGGTCGGCGGCTATGTGTCGCCTGGGCATAATTCAGCCTACTACGATGAAGTTGAGGACAAGTACTACATCATTTTCCACGCACGCTTTCCAAACAAGGGCGAGCATAATGAAGTGCGGGTGCATCAATTGTTCTTTAATTCGGATGGGTGGCCGGTGATTGCGCCGATGAGATATGCCGGGGAGTCCCTAGATACTTTGGAAACAGCGGATATAGCAGGGGATTACCGCTTCTACAAAATGGACAATGCAATCGATGCCGACTATGAAGAGGAACTCGCGCTGACGTTGACCGCTACGCACCTTGTCTACGGTCAAGGCAGCGGTTACTGGAAAGGGTCGGAATTGCCGAACGAATCCAGTTTGGTCGTGAATTTCACCGAATACAATGGCTACTTCATCAGACAATGGGATGAAGTGAACGGCGTCGAAACGACGACTTTTTCAGGCCTATCCGCTGAAGGGGAAGCCCTGTTCGGCATCAAAAAAATAGAAGATTAG
- a CDS encoding glycoside hydrolase family 43 protein, whose protein sequence is MTTYKKPIVIERADPWVYKHTDGYYYFTGSVPGYQEIEVRRAKSLNELENGERASVWQAHATGPMSSLIWAPEIHLIQGRWYIYFAAAETDQVAKGTFQHRMYVLECDGENPLTGNWIEKGQVKTAFESFSLDATVFELGNKLYYVWAQKDPAIPGNSNLYISEMQNPWTLCGKQTLLSIPEHDWEKVGFLVNEGPAVIIRNGKVFITYSGSATDENYCMGLLWADAETNLLNGYNWHKLAEPVFQSSSKNQLFGPGHNSFTRSEDGENDVLIYHARPKIVTEGDPLDVPDRHAHAQVFSWSDNGFPIFGEPGTDND, encoded by the coding sequence ATGACAACTTACAAAAAACCGATCGTGATCGAAAGAGCGGATCCTTGGGTCTACAAACATACGGACGGCTATTATTATTTCACCGGCTCGGTGCCGGGCTATCAGGAAATCGAAGTGCGCCGCGCGAAAAGCCTGAACGAGCTTGAAAATGGCGAACGCGCCAGCGTTTGGCAGGCGCATGCAACAGGTCCTATGAGCAGCCTGATCTGGGCGCCAGAAATCCATCTGATCCAAGGGCGCTGGTACATCTATTTCGCCGCAGCTGAAACGGATCAAGTCGCCAAAGGCACGTTCCAGCACCGCATGTACGTGCTGGAATGCGACGGTGAAAACCCGTTGACAGGCAATTGGATCGAAAAAGGCCAGGTCAAAACGGCATTCGAAAGCTTCAGCCTGGATGCGACTGTGTTCGAATTGGGCAACAAGCTCTATTATGTCTGGGCCCAGAAAGATCCGGCCATTCCGGGCAATTCCAATCTCTACATTTCCGAAATGCAGAACCCTTGGACGCTCTGCGGCAAGCAGACGCTCCTGAGCATTCCGGAACATGATTGGGAAAAAGTCGGTTTCCTGGTGAACGAAGGGCCGGCGGTCATCATCCGCAACGGCAAAGTCTTCATCACCTATTCCGGCAGTGCCACAGATGAAAATTATTGCATGGGCCTGTTGTGGGCGGATGCGGAAACCAACTTGTTGAACGGCTACAACTGGCACAAACTGGCGGAACCGGTCTTCCAGAGTTCTTCAAAAAACCAACTGTTCGGGCCGGGGCACAACAGCTTCACCCGTAGCGAAGACGGGGAAAACGACGTGCTGATCTACCACGCGCGCCCGAAAATCGTGACGGAAGGCGATCCCTTGGATGTGCCCGACCGTCATGCGCATGCGCAAGTGTTTTCATGGAGCGATAACGGGTTTCCGATTTTCGGTGAGCCCGGAACAGACAATGACTAG